The Streptomyces albofaciens JCM 4342 genome has a segment encoding these proteins:
- a CDS encoding phosphotriesterase family protein, with product MNSLLRTVTGPLSVTAVQGPVLAHEHLALDLSRPTDRTASLTAGHAIAVAGELAALRERFGLSLVVELTCRGMGRDPAALIRISQEAGVAVVAGTGWYHDAFHPPEVEDASVEELANRLVEEVESGMGTGGPSPGVIGEVGSHGDLPGEAEMRTLTAAAHAAVTTGLSLATHAQLGRGGLAQLDVLTAAGLEPCRISIGHQDLLDAPAIHRELAAAGAYVAFDTVGKERYQSDATRLRLLLALLEAGHADRALLSCDISRHGYLLDEGGHGYGHLFRSFLPDLRAAGADDALIDLLTRRNPLRFLTGGDGRERQPFQARTTVALQENGLAGREASP from the coding sequence ATGAACTCTCTCCTGCGGACCGTCACCGGCCCGCTGTCCGTGACGGCCGTGCAGGGCCCTGTTCTCGCCCACGAGCATCTGGCCCTCGACCTCTCCCGCCCCACCGACCGTACGGCTTCGCTGACAGCCGGGCATGCCATAGCGGTAGCCGGCGAACTGGCCGCGCTCCGCGAGCGGTTCGGGCTGTCGCTCGTCGTCGAGCTGACCTGCCGGGGCATGGGGCGCGACCCTGCTGCGCTGATCCGTATTTCCCAGGAGGCGGGGGTCGCGGTCGTGGCGGGCACCGGCTGGTATCACGATGCCTTCCACCCGCCCGAGGTGGAGGATGCGAGCGTCGAGGAGCTGGCGAACAGGCTGGTGGAGGAGGTCGAGAGCGGCATGGGCACCGGTGGGCCCTCCCCCGGTGTCATCGGAGAGGTCGGCAGCCATGGGGACCTGCCGGGCGAGGCGGAGATGCGTACGCTCACCGCGGCCGCCCACGCCGCCGTCACCACAGGCCTGTCGCTGGCCACCCACGCGCAGTTGGGGCGCGGCGGCCTCGCCCAGTTGGATGTGCTGACCGCGGCCGGACTGGAGCCGTGTCGGATCAGCATCGGCCACCAGGACCTGCTCGACGCCCCCGCGATCCACCGAGAGCTGGCGGCGGCGGGAGCGTACGTCGCCTTCGACACCGTCGGAAAGGAGAGGTATCAGAGCGACGCGACCCGGTTGCGGCTGCTGCTCGCGTTGCTGGAGGCCGGGCACGCCGATCGCGCCCTGCTCAGCTGCGACATCTCGCGGCACGGGTACCTGCTCGACGAAGGCGGCCATGGGTACGGGCACCTGTTCCGGTCGTTCCTGCCGGACCTGCGGGCCGCCGGAGCCGACGACGCGCTGATCGACCTCCTGACCCGCCGCAATCCGCTGCGCTTCCTCACGGGCGGGGACGGCAGGGAGCGGCAGCCGTTTCAGGCCCGGACCACAGTCGCACTCCAGGAAAACGGCCTGGCGGGAAGAGAGGCGTCGCCATGA